The following proteins come from a genomic window of Mariniflexile sp. TRM1-10:
- a CDS encoding aspartate aminotransferase family protein: protein MPLFDVYPLYNVTPVSGKDMHVYDDAGVEYLDLYGGHAVISIGHSHPNYVEAVTNQVSKLGFYSNAIQNPLQVELADKIEKLSGCKGYELFLCNSGAEANENALKLASFKTGKARVIAFNNGFHGRTSAAVAATDNKNIVAPINAQQQVTFLALNDIDGVKRELEKGDVCAVIVEFIQGVGGLDQGTATFFEEVDALCKANNTYFIADEVQSGYGRSGKFFAFQYYNVTPEIISIAKGMGNGFPIGGILIHPSIEAKHGMLGTTFGGNHLACAAGLAVLNTIEDEKLIDNVNDISAYFISIAKTIPQIKNIKGKGLMIGLEFDFEVGELRKKLIYEHHIFTGGASNKKLIRILPPLTIKKAHVNQFFEALKKTLEPIEVEK from the coding sequence ATGCCATTATTTGACGTTTATCCATTATATAATGTCACTCCAGTATCTGGAAAGGATATGCACGTTTACGACGATGCAGGAGTTGAATATTTAGACCTTTACGGAGGTCATGCCGTGATTTCTATAGGGCACTCGCATCCCAATTATGTAGAAGCTGTTACCAATCAAGTTTCTAAATTGGGGTTTTATTCCAATGCGATTCAAAATCCGTTACAGGTTGAATTAGCTGATAAAATTGAAAAATTATCAGGTTGTAAAGGTTACGAATTGTTTTTGTGCAATTCGGGTGCTGAAGCCAATGAAAATGCTTTAAAGTTAGCCTCGTTTAAAACAGGGAAAGCACGAGTTATCGCTTTTAATAATGGGTTTCATGGGCGTACATCGGCAGCGGTGGCAGCAACCGATAATAAAAACATTGTAGCACCAATCAATGCACAACAACAAGTCACTTTTTTGGCTTTGAATGATATTGATGGCGTTAAAAGGGAATTAGAAAAAGGCGATGTTTGTGCGGTTATTGTAGAATTTATTCAAGGTGTTGGTGGGTTGGATCAAGGAACTGCCACATTTTTTGAGGAAGTGGATGCGCTTTGTAAAGCAAACAATACCTATTTTATTGCTGATGAGGTACAATCGGGTTACGGACGTTCGGGGAAATTCTTTGCGTTTCAATATTACAACGTAACACCGGAAATTATTTCAATTGCTAAAGGTATGGGGAATGGTTTTCCGATAGGAGGCATTTTAATACATCCAAGTATTGAAGCAAAACACGGCATGTTGGGCACCACATTTGGCGGAAATCATTTAGCCTGTGCGGCAGGGTTAGCGGTTTTAAATACGATTGAAGACGAGAAATTGATAGATAATGTCAATGACATTTCAGCGTATTTTATTAGTATTGCTAAAACAATTCCGCAGATAAAAAATATTAAAGGAAAAGGATTAATGATTGGATTGGAATTCGACTTTGAAGTTGGAGAGCTAAGGAAAAAGCTTATTTATGAGCACCATATTTTCACTGGTGGCGCTTCAAACAAAAAGTTAATTAGAATTTTACCGCCATTAACCATTAAAAAAGCACATGTAAATCAATTTTTTGAAGCACTTAAGAAAACTCTAGAGCCAATAGAAGTTGAAAAATAG
- the proC gene encoding pyrroline-5-carboxylate reductase — translation MKIAIIGTGNLGSSIAKGLIKNKTFTSLYLSDKNTAAVNSFNVVDNVTVTSDNMLAVEQSDMVIFALQPKHINAVLESVASKITANHVVISVAAGVDIARIEGILGKDKNIIRVMPNTAISIGKSMTCIAANDKAQDKVALAQNIFNQLGTTMVIPEDLVQAATVICASGIAFWMRLVRATTQGAIQLGFEAEQAHELATQTCFGAASLLLESGRHPEQEIDRVTTPSGCTIEGLNAMEHQGLSSALIQGIVASFEKINQIKKN, via the coding sequence ATGAAAATAGCTATTATAGGAACAGGAAATTTAGGAAGCTCAATTGCGAAAGGGCTGATAAAAAATAAAACGTTTACGTCTTTATACTTAAGTGATAAGAATACGGCGGCTGTAAATAGTTTTAATGTGGTGGATAATGTTACTGTTACCAGTGATAATATGTTGGCTGTAGAACAATCGGATATGGTGATATTTGCTTTGCAACCAAAACATATCAATGCGGTGTTAGAAAGTGTTGCTTCTAAGATTACCGCTAACCATGTGGTTATTTCGGTAGCTGCAGGTGTTGATATTGCTAGAATTGAAGGTATTCTAGGGAAAGATAAAAACATCATTCGTGTGATGCCAAATACGGCTATTTCCATTGGTAAATCCATGACTTGTATTGCAGCCAATGACAAAGCGCAAGATAAAGTGGCCTTAGCTCAAAATATATTTAACCAATTAGGAACCACTATGGTAATTCCTGAAGATTTGGTACAAGCCGCAACCGTTATTTGTGCTAGTGGTATCGCATTTTGGATGCGCCTTGTGCGTGCGACAACACAAGGTGCCATACAATTAGGTTTTGAAGCAGAACAGGCACACGAATTAGCTACACAAACGTGTTTTGGAGCCGCAAGTTTGTTACTGGAATCAGGGAGGCATCCGGAGCAGGAAATAGACCGCGTTACAACCCCAAGTGGTTGTACTATTGAAGGTTTAAATGCCATGGAGCACCAAGGACTAAGTTCCGCTTTAATACAAGGTATTGTGGCTTCGTTTGAAAAAATTAATCAAATTAAAAAGAATTAA